One Siniperca chuatsi isolate FFG_IHB_CAS linkage group LG3, ASM2008510v1, whole genome shotgun sequence genomic region harbors:
- the LOC122871295 gene encoding E3 SUMO-protein ligase ZBED1-like isoform X1 yields the protein MSLRFHRIHANHILAEAAALDPRFKRMAFSDGRTADETFQRLSTAAARISSGKPIQQQPAVEGLEGAGSGAGSIVWSYFHEEQVAGTVEARNPTADAVMEVRAYLEEPLLPTHEDPLKWWESRAPVYPRLSKLMAKKLCVVATSVPSERIFSKTGQIISERRSRLKPKKVRALVFLNANLPKDKKERQKKP from the exons ATGTCATTGCGATTCCACAGGATTCATGCCAACCACATACTAGCAGAGGCTGCTGCACTTGACCCGCGTTTTAAGAGGATGGCCTTCTCTGATGGCAGAACAGCAGATGAGACATTTCAAAGGCTGTCAACTGCAGCAGCAAGAATTAGCAGTGGCAAACCCATCCAACAGCAACCAGCTGTGGAAGGACTGGAAGGAGCAGGCAGTGGTGCTGGATCAATAGTTTGGAGCTATTTCCATGAGGAA CAGGTAGCTGGAACAGTGGAAGCCAGGAATCCAACCGCTGATGCTGTCATGGAGGTGCGAGCCTACCTGGAGGAGCCTCTTCTTCCAACACATGAGGATCCCCTCAAGTGGTGGGAGAGTCGAGCCCCTGTTTACCCCAGGCTTAGCAAGCTGATGGCCAAGAAGCTTTGTGTTGTGGCGACATCAGTTCCCTCTGAGAGAATATTCTCGAAAACTGGACAGATAATCTCAGAGAGGAGAAGTCGCCTTAAGCCCAAAAAGGTCAGAGCTCTTGTCTTCCTTAATGCAAATTTGCCCAAGGAcaaaaaagagaggcagaaaaagcCATAA
- the LOC122871295 gene encoding E3 SUMO-protein ligase ZBED1-like isoform X2: MSLRFHRIHANHILAEAAALDPRFKRMAFSDGRTADETFQRLSTAAARISSGKPIQQQPAVEGLEGAGSGAGSIVWSYFHEEVAGTVEARNPTADAVMEVRAYLEEPLLPTHEDPLKWWESRAPVYPRLSKLMAKKLCVVATSVPSERIFSKTGQIISERRSRLKPKKVRALVFLNANLPKDKKERQKKP; encoded by the exons ATGTCATTGCGATTCCACAGGATTCATGCCAACCACATACTAGCAGAGGCTGCTGCACTTGACCCGCGTTTTAAGAGGATGGCCTTCTCTGATGGCAGAACAGCAGATGAGACATTTCAAAGGCTGTCAACTGCAGCAGCAAGAATTAGCAGTGGCAAACCCATCCAACAGCAACCAGCTGTGGAAGGACTGGAAGGAGCAGGCAGTGGTGCTGGATCAATAGTTTGGAGCTATTTCCATGAGGAA GTAGCTGGAACAGTGGAAGCCAGGAATCCAACCGCTGATGCTGTCATGGAGGTGCGAGCCTACCTGGAGGAGCCTCTTCTTCCAACACATGAGGATCCCCTCAAGTGGTGGGAGAGTCGAGCCCCTGTTTACCCCAGGCTTAGCAAGCTGATGGCCAAGAAGCTTTGTGTTGTGGCGACATCAGTTCCCTCTGAGAGAATATTCTCGAAAACTGGACAGATAATCTCAGAGAGGAGAAGTCGCCTTAAGCCCAAAAAGGTCAGAGCTCTTGTCTTCCTTAATGCAAATTTGCCCAAGGAcaaaaaagagaggcagaaaaagcCATAA